One Turneriella parva DSM 21527 genomic region harbors:
- a CDS encoding motility protein A codes for MDKAYMIGFGVALGVLVLGVEASGVAWSALYDLASIFITFGGASATTMMQNPFELTMNIHKIYKLAWLKNEIDINRYVLQIVSLSEIARREGILALEDHVDKLDSKFLTKALQMIIDGTDPEIAKRVMRIEIEALEGRHAGNRGWFDTLATMGPAFGMLGTLIGLVGMLSNLGGDTSGLGKAMAAALITTLYGSFLANVFAIPTNNKLKGRTEAEVMLMNMLLEGVMSIQAGENPKVIMDKLLCFVDPSAREALIKQREAEGGSN; via the coding sequence ATGGATAAAGCATATATGATCGGTTTCGGGGTCGCCCTCGGCGTCCTTGTTTTGGGGGTCGAAGCCTCGGGCGTTGCCTGGAGCGCGCTCTATGACCTTGCCTCGATCTTCATCACCTTCGGTGGTGCTTCTGCGACCACGATGATGCAGAACCCCTTTGAACTGACGATGAATATCCACAAGATCTATAAACTCGCATGGCTGAAGAACGAAATCGATATTAACCGTTACGTTTTGCAGATCGTATCACTCTCAGAAATCGCACGCCGTGAAGGTATTCTGGCGCTCGAAGACCACGTCGATAAGCTCGACAGTAAGTTTCTGACCAAAGCGCTGCAGATGATCATCGACGGTACCGACCCCGAAATTGCCAAGCGCGTTATGCGCATTGAAATCGAGGCCCTCGAAGGCCGCCACGCGGGCAATCGCGGCTGGTTCGACACGCTCGCCACGATGGGCCCTGCGTTTGGTATGCTCGGTACCCTCATCGGCCTTGTGGGTATGCTTTCGAACCTCGGAGGTGACACTTCGGGCCTGGGTAAAGCGATGGCCGCCGCCCTCATTACGACCCTCTACGGTTCATTTCTCGCCAACGTTTTTGCAATACCCACAAACAATAAGCTCAAAGGCCGTACCGAAGCCGAAGTGATGCTCATGAACATGCTGCTCGAAGGTGTCATGTCGATTCAGGCCGGTGAAAACCCGAAAGTTATTATGGATAAACTGCTCTGCTTCGTCGACCCCTCAGCGCGCGAAGCGCTCATTAAACAGCGTGAAGCCGAGGGTGGCAGCAACTAA
- a CDS encoding OmpA family protein, whose protein sequence is MAQKCPPCVQKVPEYMSTYGDFITLLLCFFIAIYQPPTPVKVSEMRIMLSPFQGSRGIMPGGNTLSKQKLEDMGLTVEAMPAEVKGKVQSKEKYQVKQIFEDEIKKKKIKITEEERGIVISLIGDGYYAPGSAKLTEQGRTILTKISDVLGRMDSYTRIEGYADDEMTARPQGEFYESAWELAAQRAINALRFLEEKNDVPAEKLSAATFGKTRQLTQSGTPEARALNRRIDVIILSGKNQTRSYKDSALPEGRVPQTETSVP, encoded by the coding sequence ATGGCGCAGAAGTGCCCACCATGCGTACAGAAAGTACCCGAATACATGTCGACGTATGGGGACTTCATCACCCTGCTGCTCTGCTTTTTTATCGCGATCTACCAGCCGCCGACGCCGGTTAAAGTTTCTGAAATGCGGATTATGTTGTCGCCCTTTCAGGGCTCACGCGGCATCATGCCCGGCGGCAACACGCTCTCGAAACAGAAACTCGAAGACATGGGCCTCACCGTTGAAGCGATGCCTGCTGAAGTGAAAGGAAAGGTACAATCGAAAGAAAAGTACCAGGTCAAACAGATATTCGAAGACGAAATAAAAAAGAAGAAAATCAAAATCACCGAAGAAGAGCGCGGTATCGTTATCAGCCTCATCGGCGACGGCTATTATGCTCCGGGGTCGGCGAAGCTCACAGAACAAGGTCGCACGATTCTGACAAAAATCTCTGATGTGCTCGGCCGCATGGATTCATACACGCGCATCGAAGGTTATGCCGACGACGAAATGACGGCAAGACCGCAGGGCGAATTTTACGAGTCAGCATGGGAACTCGCCGCGCAGCGAGCGATCAATGCCTTGCGCTTTCTCGAAGAGAAAAACGACGTGCCCGCAGAAAAACTCTCAGCAGCGACGTTTGGCAAGACGCGACAGCTCACGCAATCGGGAACCCCTGAAGCGCGCGCACTCAACCGCCGTATAGACGTCATTATTCTTTCGGGTAAAAACCAGACGCGCTCTTACAAAGACTCCGCGCTGCCTGAGGGTCGCGTACCTCAGACCGAAACCAGCGTACCTTAA
- a CDS encoding tetratricopeptide repeat protein, giving the protein MKIRLPVLIFASLFMGCEVKSCYQEAKEKHLEKRYGSRPASKSQLDDWEKEISGYEKIINEKIDAGIKTGKVYRKIGESYALMENYELCIKNLEKAAEYGEAVAEVFYWQGLCHANLSRTHNWNPDEARKAEQAFLKALNLEKTMNKVKYELAVMYYAGFARNNQYRVLSDVITVSQQQFQEKAIELMKEFKSVEPDQAKAYFFLAGLYKERGELAEAKRELTDLMAVIQKNNKSGYLRNPDYGRAETYLKDLERR; this is encoded by the coding sequence GTGAAGATTCGCCTGCCCGTGCTCATTTTCGCCTCGCTCTTTATGGGCTGCGAAGTCAAAAGCTGCTATCAAGAGGCAAAAGAGAAGCATCTCGAGAAGCGTTATGGCAGCCGACCTGCCAGCAAGAGCCAGCTCGACGACTGGGAGAAAGAAATTTCCGGTTACGAAAAAATAATCAATGAGAAAATCGACGCCGGCATAAAAACCGGCAAGGTCTACCGCAAGATCGGCGAATCGTACGCGCTCATGGAAAATTATGAGCTCTGCATTAAAAATCTCGAAAAAGCAGCCGAGTACGGCGAAGCCGTCGCCGAAGTTTTCTACTGGCAGGGGCTCTGCCACGCGAATCTGTCGCGCACGCATAACTGGAACCCCGATGAGGCGCGCAAAGCCGAGCAGGCCTTTCTGAAGGCGCTGAACCTTGAAAAGACGATGAACAAGGTGAAATACGAGCTTGCGGTCATGTATTATGCCGGGTTTGCGCGCAATAACCAGTACCGCGTTCTTTCAGATGTGATCACCGTGAGCCAACAGCAATTTCAGGAGAAAGCGATAGAACTGATGAAAGAGTTCAAATCGGTTGAACCCGACCAGGCGAAGGCCTATTTCTTTTTGGCGGGTCTTTACAAAGAGCGCGGCGAACTTGCAGAAGCAAAGCGCGAGCTCACCGACCTCATGGCGGTGATCCAGAAGAATAATAAATCCGGCTATTTGCGCAACCCCGATTATGGGCGCGCCGAAACATATCTGAAAGATCTTGAGCGCAGGTGA
- a CDS encoding DUF445 family protein, producing MQEWIHAHKELLVYASMPVTSAFVGWLTNWIAIKMTFYPLTFWGIPPFLGWQGIIPRKAHKMASKSVELMTTKLIKVEEIFDKVKPHEMALELAEPMKKVTHELVDEVGRSANQTVWDLTPGAVREQIAKQVNKETGPLLEGSIKEIKRNILAVFDLKSLVIKNLTGKNVVLLNEMFMRCGKKEFTFIALSGIYFGFPFGIIQMAQWYFYQAPWTVPIVGVIVGYYTNWLALKMIFRPLREQKILGLVKYQGLFLKRQKEVSKEYADIVANKILSPHQVLENFIYGRAAEAFFSVIQSNVIRALAKIEGLAQPIMSFAVGSEKYEFLKSLIVRRINEAVPKYAMKVEGYLGNAMDLENTLYERLSNLPPEDFEELLRTAFQEDEWILILVGSALGFAVGLIQMLFIL from the coding sequence ATGCAAGAATGGATTCACGCCCATAAAGAACTGCTCGTCTACGCGAGCATGCCCGTCACGAGCGCATTCGTCGGCTGGCTGACAAACTGGATAGCGATCAAGATGACATTCTATCCCCTGACATTCTGGGGAATACCGCCTTTTCTCGGCTGGCAGGGTATTATACCGCGCAAGGCGCACAAGATGGCGTCAAAGTCAGTCGAACTCATGACGACCAAACTCATTAAAGTCGAAGAAATTTTCGATAAGGTGAAGCCGCATGAGATGGCGCTCGAACTTGCAGAGCCGATGAAAAAGGTGACGCATGAACTCGTCGACGAAGTCGGCCGCTCGGCCAACCAGACAGTGTGGGATCTCACACCGGGCGCGGTGCGCGAGCAGATTGCGAAGCAAGTCAACAAAGAAACCGGCCCCTTGCTCGAAGGGTCAATTAAAGAAATCAAACGCAACATTCTTGCGGTTTTTGACCTGAAGAGCCTCGTCATCAAAAACCTCACCGGCAAAAATGTGGTTCTGCTCAACGAAATGTTTATGCGCTGCGGCAAGAAAGAATTTACGTTTATTGCGCTCAGTGGCATCTACTTTGGTTTCCCATTTGGCATTATTCAGATGGCGCAGTGGTATTTTTACCAGGCGCCCTGGACTGTGCCGATTGTCGGCGTGATCGTCGGCTATTACACAAACTGGCTGGCGCTCAAGATGATCTTTCGCCCGCTGCGCGAGCAAAAAATTCTTGGGTTGGTAAAATACCAGGGCCTGTTTCTCAAGCGCCAGAAAGAAGTTTCAAAAGAATATGCCGACATTGTCGCGAACAAAATTCTCTCACCGCACCAGGTGCTCGAAAACTTCATCTATGGCCGCGCGGCTGAAGCATTCTTCAGCGTCATTCAATCCAATGTAATTCGCGCTCTGGCCAAGATCGAAGGGCTGGCGCAGCCGATCATGAGTTTTGCCGTCGGTTCAGAGAAATACGAATTTCTCAAGTCCCTGATCGTGCGCCGAATCAACGAAGCCGTGCCCAAGTATGCGATGAAAGTTGAGGGCTATCTCGGTAATGCGATGGATCTCGAAAACACGCTCTACGAGCGCCTCAGCAATCTGCCGCCAGAAGACTTTGAAGAACTGCTGCGCACGGCATTTCAAGAAGACGAATGGATTCTGATTCTCGTCGGCTCGGCGCTCGGCTTTGCCGTTGGTTTGATCCAGATGCTGTTTATACTTTGA
- the trpD gene encoding anthranilate phosphoribosyltransferase codes for MEFKNLLEELLAGQNLPADQITWLISETMHGRLTMAQIAAWLVALRTKGETPEEIAACAKTMRQMATPIKKDELPELFIDTCGTGGDRSHLINISTLVALTLASTGVPVAKHGNRAVSSSSGSADVLEAIGYPLEEDPQRIAARLRRTNFAFFFAPLYHPAMKHAGPVRRELGVRTVFNVLGPLSNPAAAPVQLMGVYARELLVPVAETLKLLGLKAALVVHSDDGLDEISPLAPTHYALLQSGKITTGIFQPPPQKYLSSLDALRADTKEKSLTDFRAVLTGQNTAGVYMTALNAAFARKLFAAAAKADGNPEILPSPDEIVTEFSHIASGALADFSVFP; via the coding sequence ATGGAATTCAAAAACCTACTCGAAGAGCTTTTAGCAGGGCAAAACCTGCCTGCCGATCAGATAACCTGGCTCATCTCAGAGACTATGCATGGCCGTTTGACAATGGCGCAGATCGCAGCGTGGCTCGTGGCACTGCGCACAAAAGGCGAGACCCCCGAAGAAATTGCCGCCTGTGCAAAAACTATGCGCCAAATGGCGACACCGATCAAGAAAGATGAGCTACCTGAACTTTTTATCGATACCTGCGGCACGGGCGGCGACCGCTCACACCTGATCAATATTTCGACCCTTGTCGCGTTGACACTGGCATCGACGGGCGTTCCCGTTGCCAAGCACGGTAACCGCGCCGTCTCGTCGTCATCAGGTTCGGCCGACGTGCTCGAAGCAATCGGCTACCCACTTGAAGAAGACCCGCAGCGCATTGCAGCGAGACTCAGGCGCACGAATTTCGCGTTCTTCTTCGCACCGCTCTACCACCCGGCCATGAAGCATGCGGGCCCTGTGCGGCGTGAGCTCGGCGTGCGCACCGTGTTTAATGTATTGGGGCCGTTATCGAACCCGGCGGCCGCGCCGGTGCAGCTGATGGGTGTTTATGCAAGGGAACTGCTCGTGCCGGTCGCCGAGACGTTGAAACTTCTGGGACTCAAGGCGGCGCTCGTCGTGCACTCCGATGACGGGCTCGATGAAATATCGCCCCTCGCACCGACCCACTATGCACTTTTGCAATCCGGCAAAATCACAACGGGTATCTTTCAGCCGCCACCGCAGAAATATCTGTCGTCGCTCGATGCGCTGCGGGCAGATACAAAAGAAAAATCGCTCACCGACTTTCGCGCCGTATTGACCGGCCAGAATACGGCGGGGGTATATATGACGGCGCTCAACGCTGCCTTTGCGCGCAAACTCTTCGCAGCCGCAGCCAAGGCAGACGGCAATCCCGAGATTCTGCCTTCACCCGATGAAATCGTCACCGAGTTCAGCCATATCGCGAGCGGCGCGCTCGCCGATTTTTCGGTCTTTCCTTAG
- a CDS encoding glycosyltransferase family 9 protein → MQRLLIISKKSLGDIILQTGVIQALKEAHPRMQITVACDARNASAVQKHPDVAEVLPLTLKGEQAAGFLGVLKAIRHKRFDAVLTFGRDSQACLWGFLARIKIRVGVRNQPLKFLLTRTAIEHATEVNSFEYYHKLGALVSPQLKMQYPVIGVEKQEVSRLRNQLFKLRLSRRFIIWHIGASIEEKRYPVFQIIETLRLFKKKRIIHPVLFAAGPGDEAFIAELETAVNNSDLKSMKVFFADEIDFSATAALFTLAHLVICNDAAPRHVAAAIGKKSLTLMPRHRKHSWQVYGEAQKAYFLFSDVPIESRAVDTVEPAELAGMIRRLI, encoded by the coding sequence ATGCAAAGACTACTCATTATTTCAAAAAAATCCTTGGGCGATATCATATTGCAGACCGGCGTCATTCAGGCGCTCAAAGAAGCACACCCCCGCATGCAGATTACCGTTGCCTGCGACGCGCGTAACGCTTCTGCTGTGCAAAAACACCCCGACGTTGCTGAGGTATTGCCGCTGACTTTGAAGGGCGAACAAGCAGCCGGATTTCTAGGTGTTCTGAAAGCCATTCGCCACAAGCGGTTCGACGCCGTGCTCACATTTGGCCGTGACTCGCAGGCATGCCTTTGGGGCTTTCTGGCACGAATCAAGATTCGCGTCGGCGTGCGCAATCAACCGCTGAAGTTTTTACTCACGCGCACCGCAATCGAGCACGCAACCGAAGTGAACTCGTTCGAATACTATCACAAACTCGGGGCGCTCGTCTCACCACAGCTCAAGATGCAATACCCGGTGATCGGCGTCGAAAAGCAAGAGGTCTCGCGCCTGCGTAACCAGCTCTTTAAGCTGCGCCTGTCGCGCCGGTTTATCATATGGCATATAGGGGCAAGCATTGAAGAGAAGCGGTATCCGGTTTTTCAGATTATCGAGACGCTGCGTCTGTTCAAGAAGAAGCGCATTATCCACCCCGTGCTTTTCGCAGCGGGGCCGGGCGACGAAGCTTTCATTGCAGAGCTCGAGACCGCTGTGAACAACAGCGACCTGAAATCAATGAAAGTCTTCTTTGCCGACGAAATTGATTTCAGCGCAACCGCGGCTCTGTTCACTTTGGCGCACCTCGTCATTTGTAATGACGCCGCCCCTCGCCATGTTGCCGCAGCGATCGGCAAGAAGAGCCTGACACTGATGCCCCGCCACCGCAAGCACAGCTGGCAGGTTTATGGCGAAGCGCAGAAAGCGTATTTTCTCTTTTCAGACGTGCCGATTGAATCGCGGGCCGTCGACACGGTCGAACCCGCCGAACTTGCAGGCATGATTCGCAGACTGATTTGA